In Ovis aries strain OAR_USU_Benz2616 breed Rambouillet chromosome 8, ARS-UI_Ramb_v3.0, whole genome shotgun sequence, a single window of DNA contains:
- the POPDC3 gene encoding popeye domain-containing protein 3 → MEGNSSLWKNLIDEHPVCTVWKQEAEGAIYHLASILFVVGFMGGSGFFGLLYVFSLLGLGFLCSAIWAWVDVCAADIFSWNFILFVICFIRFVHIAYQVHSITFAREFQLLYSSLFQPLGTSLPDFRTIAMSSEVVTLEKEHCYAMQGKTSIDKLSLLVSGRIRVTVDGEFLHYIFPFQFLDSPEWDSLKPTEEGTFQVTLTAETDCRYVSWRRKKLYLLLAQHRYISRLFSVLIGSDIADKLYALNDRVYIGKRYHYDIRLPNFLQMSSPEMSKSSLTEHFQNSRRYCDK, encoded by the exons ATGGAAGGAAATTCAAGTCTATGGAAGAACCTAATCGATGAACACCCTGTCTGCACCGTCTGGAAGCAGGAGGCTGAAGGAGCCATCTATCATCTAGCCAGTATTTTATTTGTAGTAGGTTTCATGGGTGGCAGCGGGTTCTTCGGGCTCCTTTACGTCTTCAGTTTGCTGGGATTGGGTTTTCTCTGTTCTGCTATCTGGGCCTGGGTAGATGTCTGTGCAGCTGAcatattttcctggaattttatATTGTTTGTCATCTGCTTCATACGGTTTGTTCACATTGCCTATCAAGTTCACAGCATAACTTTTGCCCGAGAATTTCAGCTGTTGTACAGCTCCCTCTTCCAGCCTCTGGGGACCTCTTTGCCTGACTTCAGAACTATTGCTATGAGCTCAGAAGTGGTGACTCTGGAAAAGGAGCACTGTTATGCCATGCAGGGAAAAACCTCCATTGACAAACTCTCCCTGCTTGTCTCAGGAAG GATCAGAGTGACAGTTGATGGCGAATTTCTGCATTACATTTTCCCCTTCCAGTTCCTGGATTCTCCGGAATGGGACTCACTGAAACCCACAGAGGAAGGCACTTTTCAG GTAACCCTCACAGCAGAAACTGATTGCCGATATGTGTcttggaggagaaagaaattaTACTTGCTCTTGGCTCAGCATCGTTATATCTCCCGcctattttcagttttaattggCAGTGACATTGCAGATAAACTCTATGCCTTGAATGACAGGGTATACATAGGAAAAAGATACCATTATGATATTCGGTTACCCAACTTCCTTCAAATGTCAAGTCCTGAAATGTCCAAGTCATCCCTAACAGAACATTTTCAGAATTCCAGACGATATTGTGATAAGTGA